In Synechococcus sp. Nb3U1, one DNA window encodes the following:
- a CDS encoding inorganic diphosphatase: protein MDLSRIPAQPKPGLLNVLIEIPGGSKNKYEFDKDMGAMALDRVLYSSVQYPYDYGFVPNTLAGDGDPLDGMVIMDQPTFPGCVITVRPLGMLQMIDGGDPDEKLLCVPAKDPRYASVNTLEDVAQHRLDEIAEFFGTYKRLEKKETQILGWKGLQETQAIIAASLAAYQ from the coding sequence ATCGATCTGTCTCGGATCCCTGCCCAACCCAAGCCTGGCCTCCTCAACGTGCTAATTGAAATTCCTGGGGGCAGCAAAAATAAGTACGAGTTCGATAAAGACATGGGAGCGATGGCACTGGATCGGGTGCTTTACTCCTCAGTGCAATATCCCTACGATTACGGCTTTGTGCCCAATACCCTGGCTGGAGACGGGGATCCCTTGGATGGCATGGTGATCATGGATCAACCCACGTTTCCCGGTTGTGTGATCACGGTGCGCCCCTTGGGTATGCTGCAGATGATCGATGGTGGGGATCCCGATGAAAAGTTGCTCTGTGTGCCTGCGAAGGATCCCCGCTATGCCTCAGTGAACACACTCGAGGATGTGGCCCAGCACCGTCTGGATGAGATCGCGGAATTTTTCGGCACCTACAAGCGCCTCGAGAAAAAAGAGACCCAGATCTTGGGCTGGAAGGGACTACAAGAAACCCAAGCGATTATCGCGGCCAGCCTGGCTGCCTACCAGTAG
- a CDS encoding phycobilisome rod-core linker polypeptide, with protein sequence MESRQRSRDPQALQNLLRAAYQQILERQPYQHEKAGELEKIEQDFLRGRVGVKRLVRQIGGSHLYQQLFFNAGCNTRCVEQGFKHFLGRAPAHRAEVAAYHDILVRQGLQAMVNAFVDSEEYRRHFGNEHLPQPRQRLMGYPPVAYLLTDRMNHSHQLAMQGSPFLQSLAVM encoded by the coding sequence ATGGAGTCACGTCAGCGAAGTCGGGATCCTCAAGCTTTACAGAATCTTTTGCGCGCTGCCTATCAGCAGATTTTGGAACGCCAGCCCTATCAGCACGAAAAAGCAGGTGAGCTGGAAAAAATTGAGCAGGATTTTCTACGGGGCCGGGTGGGTGTTAAGCGTTTGGTTCGACAAATAGGGGGATCCCATCTCTATCAGCAGCTCTTTTTTAATGCGGGTTGCAATACGCGCTGTGTGGAGCAGGGGTTCAAGCACTTTTTGGGTCGGGCTCCAGCCCACAGGGCTGAGGTAGCAGCCTACCACGACATTTTGGTGCGTCAGGGCTTGCAGGCGATGGTCAACGCCTTTGTGGATTCTGAGGAGTATCGCCGCCATTTCGGCAATGAGCATCTGCCCCAGCCGCGTCAACGGCTTATGGGGTATCCTCCTGTGGCTTACTTGCTAACAGATCGCATGAACCACAGCCATCAACTGGCGATGCAGGGATCCCCGTTTTTACAAAGTTTGGCGGTGATGTAG
- a CDS encoding 2Fe-2S iron-sulfur cluster-binding protein, with amino-acid sequence MVKQIRLEPLSRISEVDTYSNLLSAILSEDLHVSRECNGRGICATCHIYVKEGLGSLTPMTPRESKTLEVITSAKTNSRLACQARVVSDGVVVELPPGMYVNSLHDVEVLIGRRAEQDLLHPRTGKVLVEQDKVITRSTIKQLENEDFHLIGSTLAQTREV; translated from the coding sequence ATGGTTAAACAAATTCGACTGGAACCTCTGTCTCGCATCTCTGAAGTAGATACCTATAGCAACCTGCTATCGGCGATTCTTTCCGAAGATTTACATGTTTCGCGGGAATGTAATGGTCGCGGCATTTGTGCCACCTGTCACATCTACGTCAAAGAGGGCTTAGGCAGTTTAACGCCAATGACCCCGCGCGAGTCGAAAACACTTGAGGTCATCACCAGTGCAAAAACCAATTCGCGCCTTGCCTGTCAAGCCAGAGTGGTTTCCGATGGTGTGGTGGTGGAGTTGCCGCCAGGAATGTACGTAAACTCCCTACATGATGTGGAAGTTCTCATCGGCAGACGAGCGGAACAAGACTTGCTCCATCCCCGTACAGGGAAAGTTTTGGTAGAGCAAGACAAAGTCATTACTCGTTCCACCATTAAGCAACTGGAAAATGAAGATTTCCACCTGATTGGTAGCACCCTAGCGCAAACTCGGGAAGTTTGA
- a CDS encoding V4R domain-containing protein: MTTSTSRPDPRPAVKMPTGREKHSHYSYRDFFRFNREQGTIIDWNNTQNLLLSEDFIVGLQTGLEREVGDASAAVMYTIGMDWGTRDSVYFSEWYEREYGVGVKQSNLLFLLETWWWPFTAQGWGKWEVETESKQKGFLFINLFDSMVARTLGDVGKPVCHLYAGLFAGFFTAMTSRELGCIEIQCYAMGETYCKFLLGGQERIDAANFWITEGASAREIEHRLHQL; encoded by the coding sequence ATGACCACCTCTACATCTCGACCCGATCCTCGTCCCGCTGTCAAAATGCCCACCGGTCGTGAAAAACATTCCCACTACAGTTATCGCGATTTCTTTCGGTTTAATCGAGAGCAAGGAACGATCATCGATTGGAACAACACCCAAAACCTCCTGCTCAGCGAGGACTTTATCGTTGGCCTACAGACGGGATTGGAACGGGAAGTGGGGGATGCCTCTGCTGCTGTGATGTACACAATTGGCATGGATTGGGGCACTCGGGATTCGGTGTATTTCTCGGAATGGTATGAGCGGGAGTATGGGGTCGGGGTCAAGCAATCCAACCTCCTCTTTCTGCTGGAAACGTGGTGGTGGCCCTTTACCGCTCAGGGTTGGGGCAAGTGGGAAGTGGAAACCGAATCGAAACAAAAGGGATTTTTGTTTATCAATCTGTTCGATTCAATGGTGGCCCGCACGCTTGGAGATGTGGGCAAACCGGTTTGCCATCTCTATGCCGGTTTGTTTGCTGGATTCTTCACCGCCATGACCTCCAGAGAGCTGGGATGCATCGAGATCCAGTGCTACGCCATGGGGGAAACCTACTGCAAGTTCCTCTTGGGCGGACAAGAGCGGATTGATGCTGCCAATTTCTGGATTACGGAAGGGGCAAGTGCACGCGAGATCGAACATCGTTTGCACCAATTGTGA
- a CDS encoding phycobilisome protein, with translation MNLIFAELIQNTEGRYLHPDELKSLHDYVEGIPKRVRIYQVLQAKESELLDRVIEKFQPMLPNLTRRHGALAWERCRRDLSMVWRYCCMAMLLNDEDYLRDKLLYWLETILKSFKMRDECKPAYKLMLDYLPYVFGAEESEMIRPYLILAKTMLVS, from the coding sequence ATGAACTTGATATTTGCTGAGCTAATTCAGAACACCGAAGGCCGTTACCTGCACCCGGATGAACTCAAAAGTCTGCACGACTATGTAGAAGGGATCCCGAAGCGAGTGCGCATCTACCAAGTGCTCCAGGCCAAAGAGAGTGAACTGCTGGATCGGGTGATCGAGAAATTTCAGCCAATGCTACCCAACTTGACCCGTCGGCATGGAGCCTTGGCCTGGGAACGGTGTCGCCGCGATCTAAGTATGGTGTGGCGCTACTGCTGCATGGCCATGTTGCTTAATGACGAAGACTACCTGCGGGATAAATTGCTCTACTGGCTGGAGACCATCCTCAAATCTTTCAAAATGCGCGACGAATGCAAGCCTGCCTACAAGCTGATGCTCGACTACCTCCCCTATGTCTTCGGAGCAGAAGAAAGCGAAATGATTCGCCCTTACCTCATTTTGGCCAAGACGATGCTGGTCAGCTAG
- a CDS encoding V4R domain-containing protein, which translates to MTTLQEILQERILPGHCFSPAYYIRPDIHTGILESRGGYRLAAFPMPLLEALYSGLRYETGQAARVILYNCGRDWGEEFFRRFEDELSRYHNQPLRELPMGILLDALSDLWATHGWGRLALDFSAGDQGVVQASVRNSGFALAVRTSYSPEEASTPREPSGHLESGVLASLFSLLSGRELVCVQTTCESLGADQNHFLIGTAQRLHNCEEWVRKGMSHDEILDRLTATPEGSLLR; encoded by the coding sequence ATGACCACCCTACAAGAGATCCTGCAGGAGCGCATCCTGCCCGGACATTGCTTTAGCCCCGCCTATTACATTCGCCCCGATATCCATACCGGCATATTGGAAAGCCGAGGTGGATACCGACTGGCGGCTTTTCCCATGCCTCTTTTAGAAGCCCTCTACTCAGGTTTGCGCTACGAAACCGGCCAAGCTGCCCGTGTCATTCTCTACAACTGCGGGCGCGACTGGGGAGAAGAATTTTTTCGCCGCTTTGAAGATGAACTTTCTCGCTATCACAACCAGCCCCTGCGGGAGTTGCCGATGGGGATCCTCCTCGATGCCCTGAGCGATTTGTGGGCCACCCACGGCTGGGGAAGACTGGCACTGGATTTCTCTGCCGGAGATCAGGGAGTGGTGCAGGCTAGCGTGCGCAACTCTGGGTTTGCCCTTGCTGTACGCACCAGTTATAGCCCCGAAGAGGCCTCCACCCCCCGCGAACCTAGCGGGCATCTGGAGTCAGGGGTATTGGCCAGCCTTTTCTCGTTGCTCTCGGGCCGCGAGCTGGTCTGTGTACAAACCACCTGTGAATCCCTGGGCGCAGACCAAAACCACTTTTTAATCGGCACCGCCCAACGGCTGCACAATTGTGAAGAATGGGTCCGCAAAGGGATGTCTCACGATGAGATCCTGGATCGGCTCACCGCCACACCCGAGGGATCCCTTCTAAGGTAG
- a CDS encoding HhoA/HhoB/HtrA family serine endopeptidase has protein sequence MPAFKSFLSPVLLLLLGILLGAGLVGSKGVSAQTTAAPQLNMNFIAEVAQKVGPAVVRIDSERTVLTRGAFPDEFFSDPFFRDFFGQNMPSMPRQRRQQGTGSGFIISADGQIITNAHVVDGSDKVTVILKDTRSFDGQVLGSDPVTDVAVVKIQAENLPTVQLGRSETLEPGQWAIAIGNPLGLDNTVTAGIISALGRSSGEIRVPDKRVSFIQTDAAINPGNSGGPLLNAQGEVIGVNTAIIQGAQGLGFAIPIETAQRVANQLITRGKVDHPYLGIRMVTLTPELKERLNQDPNSRILVTVDQGVLIGEVVQGSPAERAGLRSGDVILSVNGRNVTTADQVQQEVERTEVGSTLDLEIERGGRRQRIRATTGSFPAATEG, from the coding sequence ATGCCTGCTTTTAAGTCTTTTCTCTCACCAGTCCTGCTGCTGCTCTTGGGCATTCTGCTGGGGGCAGGCCTTGTGGGGAGTAAAGGGGTGTCTGCCCAAACGACGGCAGCGCCACAACTGAATATGAACTTTATCGCTGAAGTGGCTCAAAAGGTGGGGCCAGCGGTGGTTCGTATCGATTCGGAGCGCACAGTGCTCACCCGTGGAGCTTTCCCCGATGAGTTTTTTAGTGATCCTTTCTTTCGGGATTTCTTTGGCCAGAATATGCCTTCAATGCCCCGGCAACGGCGACAACAGGGGACAGGTTCGGGCTTTATCATTAGCGCTGATGGCCAGATCATCACCAATGCCCATGTGGTGGATGGCTCCGACAAAGTGACGGTGATCCTCAAAGATACCCGCAGCTTTGATGGACAGGTGCTTGGCTCTGATCCGGTCACTGATGTGGCAGTGGTGAAAATCCAGGCAGAAAACTTACCGACAGTGCAGCTGGGCCGTTCCGAAACCCTGGAGCCAGGGCAGTGGGCTATCGCTATTGGCAACCCCTTGGGCTTGGATAATACCGTCACCGCTGGGATCATCAGTGCCTTGGGCCGTTCCAGCGGGGAAATTCGGGTGCCGGACAAGCGAGTTTCCTTTATTCAGACCGATGCGGCCATCAACCCCGGCAATTCCGGTGGGCCCTTATTGAATGCCCAGGGAGAAGTGATTGGGGTCAATACCGCCATCATCCAGGGGGCGCAGGGTCTGGGCTTTGCCATCCCAATCGAGACAGCACAACGGGTGGCCAACCAGCTGATCACCCGTGGCAAGGTGGATCATCCCTATCTGGGCATTCGCATGGTCACTCTGACCCCAGAGCTGAAGGAACGCCTCAACCAGGATCCCAACAGCCGCATTTTGGTGACGGTGGATCAGGGGGTGCTGATTGGAGAAGTAGTGCAGGGATCCCCGGCAGAGCGGGCGGGATTGCGCTCTGGGGATGTAATCCTATCGGTGAATGGCCGCAATGTTACCACTGCTGACCAAGTGCAACAGGAAGTGGAGCGCACCGAAGTCGGCAGCACCCTAGATTTAGAGATTGAACGGGGTGGGCGTCGGCAACGCATTCGGGCTACTACAGGATCTTTCCCGGCCGCCACTGAAGGGTGA
- a CDS encoding glycine betaine ABC transporter substrate-binding protein, translating into MLLMLKTTRRLVLLALSGLAALTLAPQVSRADTIAVGSKDFTEQFILGEMYALALEAAGFTVERKLNLGGTPVAQAGLLSGEIDLYPEYTGTGLLTVLKLPTSGDPAEVYETVAREYGAQFQLIWLDPAPMNNTQALAMTRARAEELGITTLSDMAAKAGELVMIGPPEFQAREDGLPGIQAAYGNFRLKEYKAVDPGLRYRGLVDGEADVAVAFGTDGEIAAFDLVLLEDDKQLFPPYQVAPVVRQDTLQANPGIAEALNALSLLLTDAVMQELNYEVSGNQKEPADVARAFLVEAGILTE; encoded by the coding sequence ATGCTGCTTATGCTGAAAACCACTCGCCGTCTTGTTCTGCTGGCCCTATCGGGGTTGGCGGCTCTTACTCTGGCTCCGCAAGTCAGTCGCGCCGATACCATTGCGGTTGGCTCTAAAGACTTCACCGAGCAATTTATTCTGGGGGAAATGTACGCCCTCGCTCTGGAGGCGGCAGGCTTCACGGTCGAACGCAAGCTTAACCTCGGGGGGACACCGGTGGCCCAAGCCGGTTTACTCAGCGGCGAGATCGACCTTTACCCGGAATACACCGGTACTGGGCTGTTGACCGTCCTGAAGTTACCTACCAGTGGTGACCCGGCAGAAGTGTATGAAACAGTGGCCCGCGAGTATGGGGCTCAATTTCAACTGATCTGGTTGGATCCTGCTCCTATGAACAATACTCAGGCCCTGGCCATGACCCGCGCCCGGGCAGAGGAGCTGGGGATCACCACCCTTTCCGATATGGCTGCCAAGGCCGGTGAGCTGGTGATGATTGGGCCACCGGAGTTTCAAGCCCGTGAAGATGGCCTGCCCGGGATCCAAGCAGCCTACGGCAATTTCCGCCTCAAGGAATACAAAGCGGTGGATCCGGGCCTGCGCTACCGGGGCTTGGTGGATGGTGAGGCAGATGTGGCGGTGGCCTTTGGTACCGATGGGGAAATCGCCGCCTTTGATCTGGTGTTACTCGAAGATGACAAACAGCTTTTTCCCCCCTACCAAGTGGCGCCAGTGGTGCGGCAAGATACGTTACAAGCCAACCCTGGCATTGCTGAGGCCTTGAATGCGCTTTCGCTGCTGTTGACCGATGCGGTCATGCAGGAGCTGAACTACGAGGTGAGCGGCAATCAAAAGGAACCGGCGGATGTGGCCAGAGCCTTTTTGGTGGAAGCTGGCATTCTGACGGAATAA
- a CDS encoding ABC transporter ATP-binding protein: MSKIEFERVSLRFPHSARPAVEECSFSVESGQFVVILGPSGCGKTTLLKMVNRLVDPTQGQIRLEGKDIRQFPVTALRQRIGYVIQQSGLFPHMTVAQNVSVVPRLLGWAKERIRERVDNLLSLVNLPPHEYRHRYPTQLSGGQQQRVGLARALAGDPGLLLMDEPFGAIDAITRSKLQEEILRLQRQLKKTILFVSHDVEEALRLADRILVMQKGRVAQFDTPFRLLTQPASPFVKELLGADDMVRQLSVLRVETAMARIPHNHQIQEGAVVKPQETLRRALSVLLRTGAAALTVWEDGRAIGILTLEHIRDLAVLEGGSA, translated from the coding sequence GTGAGTAAAATTGAGTTCGAGCGGGTATCGCTGCGCTTTCCCCACAGTGCCCGTCCTGCCGTCGAGGAATGCAGTTTTTCCGTGGAATCGGGCCAGTTTGTCGTTATTTTGGGGCCTTCTGGCTGTGGCAAAACCACCCTCCTAAAAATGGTGAATCGGCTGGTGGATCCCACCCAGGGGCAAATTCGCCTAGAAGGCAAGGATATTCGCCAGTTTCCGGTGACGGCGCTGCGGCAGCGGATTGGCTATGTGATCCAGCAATCGGGGCTGTTTCCCCACATGACGGTGGCCCAAAATGTGTCGGTGGTGCCCCGCCTCTTGGGGTGGGCTAAGGAGCGCATCCGCGAGCGGGTGGATAATCTGCTTAGTTTGGTCAATTTGCCCCCCCACGAATATCGCCACCGCTACCCCACGCAACTGTCGGGGGGGCAACAACAACGGGTGGGCTTGGCGCGCGCCCTGGCAGGGGATCCGGGGCTGTTGCTCATGGACGAACCCTTTGGAGCCATCGATGCGATTACCCGCAGCAAGCTGCAGGAGGAGATTCTACGCCTGCAACGGCAACTGAAAAAGACCATCCTGTTTGTCTCCCATGATGTGGAGGAAGCTTTGCGCCTGGCGGATCGAATTTTGGTCATGCAAAAGGGGCGGGTGGCCCAGTTTGATACCCCCTTTCGGCTGCTCACTCAGCCGGCTAGCCCCTTTGTCAAGGAGCTGTTGGGGGCGGATGATATGGTGCGGCAACTGAGTGTGTTGCGGGTGGAAACCGCTATGGCCCGGATCCCTCACAACCACCAAATTCAGGAGGGGGCGGTGGTCAAACCTCAGGAGACTCTGCGGCGGGCCTTGTCGGTATTGTTGCGAACCGGGGCGGCGGCCCTAACGGTGTGGGAGGATGGACGTGCCATTGGCATTCTCACCTTGGAGCATATTCGAGATTTGGCCGTGTTGGAGGGGGGATCCGCATGA
- a CDS encoding ABC transporter permease, translating to MSYILNHPGLVWQLTQEHLVMIAVTLGIAVVLALPIALLIHQVRWLTVPVMGTLGTLYTVPSLALIILLVPLFGLNARSVIVAMVLYTQVILVRHISVGLRSIKPAILEAAKGMGMNLWQRWWQVQVPLMLPIFLAGLRLAAIVAIAIATIGAKFGAGGLGTLLFDGIAQAGRYDKIWAGSLAVGSLALLVNTALLALEWAARRD from the coding sequence ATGAGCTACATCCTCAACCATCCCGGTTTGGTGTGGCAGCTGACCCAAGAGCACCTGGTCATGATCGCGGTCACCCTGGGTATTGCCGTGGTTTTGGCCTTACCGATAGCTCTGTTGATCCACCAGGTTCGCTGGCTAACAGTGCCGGTGATGGGAACCTTAGGCACCCTCTACACCGTGCCCAGCTTGGCTTTGATCATTTTGTTGGTACCCTTATTTGGCCTCAATGCCCGCTCGGTGATCGTGGCCATGGTGCTCTACACCCAAGTGATCTTGGTACGCCACATTTCCGTGGGGTTGCGCTCCATTAAGCCCGCCATTTTGGAAGCCGCCAAAGGCATGGGCATGAATCTCTGGCAACGCTGGTGGCAGGTGCAAGTCCCTCTCATGCTGCCAATTTTTTTGGCAGGCTTGCGGCTGGCGGCGATTGTGGCCATTGCCATTGCCACGATTGGGGCCAAGTTTGGGGCCGGGGGTTTAGGAACCTTATTGTTCGACGGCATCGCCCAAGCCGGTCGCTACGACAAGATCTGGGCCGGATCCCTGGCGGTGGGATCCCTGGCTTTGCTGGTGAATACCGCTTTGTTAGCTTTAGAGTGGGCGGCGCGCCGGGATTGA
- a CDS encoding NmrA family NAD(P)-binding protein: MKVLVVGATGTLGRQVVRRAIEEGHQVTCLVRNPAKAAFLSEWGAHLKVGNLLQSNTLQAAMEGIEAVIDCATVRVTDSLSARQVDWDGKVALINAARAAQVGHFVFFSIMGAHNEYANVPLMNFKHHIEKYLIGSQMPYTIFRTAGFMQGLIGQYAIPILEEQMVWVTSETVPTAYLDTLDVARFAVRALSVDAAKQQIFPLAGPKAWTAREVIALCEQLSNKKAKVSTMPLGLLRGARKVAQFFQWSWNIADRLAFAEVIAAKEPMHADMAAVYETLGMDPASVTTLEDYLAEYFQKMLKRIRDLKVKQPKVKTPF, from the coding sequence ATGAAAGTTTTGGTTGTGGGGGCGACGGGAACGCTGGGCCGGCAAGTGGTGCGGCGAGCTATTGAAGAGGGGCATCAGGTGACCTGTCTGGTACGAAACCCCGCTAAGGCTGCTTTCTTGAGTGAGTGGGGGGCCCATCTCAAGGTTGGTAATCTGCTCCAATCGAACACGCTTCAGGCGGCTATGGAGGGGATTGAGGCCGTCATCGACTGTGCCACGGTGCGGGTAACCGATAGCCTGAGTGCTCGTCAGGTGGATTGGGATGGCAAAGTGGCCCTGATCAATGCGGCCCGGGCTGCTCAGGTGGGGCATTTTGTTTTCTTCTCGATCATGGGTGCCCACAACGAATATGCCAATGTGCCGCTGATGAACTTCAAGCATCACATTGAAAAGTACTTGATTGGATCCCAGATGCCCTACACAATTTTTCGGACGGCGGGCTTCATGCAGGGATTGATTGGTCAATACGCTATCCCGATTTTGGAAGAACAAATGGTTTGGGTAACCAGTGAAACGGTGCCCACGGCCTATTTGGATACGTTGGATGTGGCGCGATTTGCGGTGCGTGCCCTCAGTGTAGACGCAGCCAAACAACAGATTTTTCCGCTGGCGGGGCCAAAAGCCTGGACAGCTCGAGAAGTGATTGCTTTGTGTGAACAGCTATCCAATAAGAAGGCCAAAGTGAGCACCATGCCGCTGGGGTTACTGCGAGGAGCACGTAAGGTGGCACAGTTCTTTCAATGGAGCTGGAATATCGCCGACCGGCTTGCTTTTGCGGAGGTCATCGCCGCTAAAGAACCCATGCATGCTGATATGGCCGCCGTTTATGAAACGTTAGGGATGGATCCCGCCTCAGTGACCACTTTGGAGGATTACCTGGCGGAGTATTTCCAAAAAATGCTGAAGCGTATCCGTGACCTGAAGGTCAAGCAGCCAAAGGTGAAAACTCCGTTTTAA
- a CDS encoding 4a-hydroxytetrahydrobiopterin dehydratase, with amino-acid sequence MSRPVKLSEAEIHSKLEALPGWSLEAGKLHRQFRFGSFVEAFGWMSSVALVAESMGHHPEWSNVYNRVSVDLTTHDAGGITELDFTLAQRMSELAD; translated from the coding sequence ATGTCCAGACCTGTCAAACTGAGTGAAGCCGAGATCCACTCCAAACTAGAGGCCTTGCCCGGATGGTCTTTGGAAGCCGGAAAACTACATCGACAATTTCGATTTGGCTCTTTTGTAGAAGCTTTTGGTTGGATGAGCAGCGTTGCTTTGGTGGCCGAGAGCATGGGGCATCACCCCGAATGGAGCAATGTGTACAACCGCGTCAGCGTGGATCTCACTACCCACGATGCTGGGGGCATTACAGAGTTGGACTTCACTTTGGCGCAGCGCATGAGCGAATTAGCTGACTAA
- a CDS encoding GNAT family N-acetyltransferase: MPEQGIPLPPGYRWRIGSAWDRPRIRQGLQATLQESFPEQTNWDHLEATLDRLFDPPHTPCWWILKEETAEPVGCVWVGISTDQATYQRVAYIFLLWVDPAHRRQGLGKALIQQVEQWGSQQQLAAITLQVYHHNQAALSLYQQADFTVQGYWLHKSLGLAPPKNHEVL, translated from the coding sequence ATGCCTGAACAAGGGATCCCGTTGCCTCCCGGCTACCGCTGGCGCATTGGCTCTGCTTGGGATCGACCCCGAATACGGCAAGGTTTGCAGGCGACGCTACAGGAATCTTTCCCGGAGCAAACCAACTGGGATCATTTGGAAGCGACGTTGGATCGGCTGTTTGATCCACCCCATACCCCCTGCTGGTGGATTTTGAAAGAAGAAACCGCAGAGCCTGTGGGCTGTGTTTGGGTGGGCATCTCCACAGACCAAGCCACGTACCAGCGGGTGGCCTATATTTTTTTGCTCTGGGTGGATCCCGCCCATCGGCGGCAAGGGTTGGGCAAAGCCCTAATTCAACAGGTGGAACAATGGGGATCCCAACAGCAGTTGGCGGCCATCACCCTGCAGGTTTACCATCACAACCAAGCTGCCCTCAGCCTTTATCAGCAGGCGGATTTTACGGTGCAAGGGTACTGGCTTCATAAATCCCTCGGCCTTGCCCCGCCTAAAAATCATGAAGTTTTGTAA
- a CDS encoding cysteine hydrolase family protein, whose amino-acid sequence MSTPDRPLKTLGIPPNAWAVNAEMADITRPPLDPRPILLPTPTKTLRLDLAKAAMIVIDMQNDFCHPEGWLASIGVDVTPARAPIGPLKTLLPELRQTQVPILWVNWGNRPDLLNISAGLRHVYNPTGEGVGLADPLPKNGARVLTKDSWAAAVVDELEIKPEDICVDKFRMSGFWDTPLDSILKNLGRTTLFFGGVNIDQCVMATLQDANFLGYDCILLEDCAATTSPEYCLLATLYNVKQCFGFVASSSDLLAALPR is encoded by the coding sequence ATGAGCACCCCAGATCGCCCCTTGAAAACGCTAGGGATCCCTCCCAATGCTTGGGCTGTGAATGCCGAAATGGCCGACATCACCCGTCCGCCCTTGGATCCCCGGCCCATCCTGCTGCCCACTCCCACCAAAACCCTGCGGCTGGATCTGGCCAAGGCGGCGATGATCGTCATCGATATGCAAAATGACTTTTGTCATCCTGAGGGTTGGCTGGCCAGTATCGGTGTGGATGTCACCCCAGCCCGTGCTCCGATTGGCCCGCTGAAAACCTTGCTCCCCGAATTACGGCAAACCCAAGTCCCGATCCTCTGGGTGAATTGGGGCAACCGACCCGACCTGCTCAATATCAGTGCTGGCCTCAGGCATGTCTATAACCCCACCGGAGAAGGCGTAGGTTTGGCGGATCCTTTGCCCAAAAATGGAGCGCGGGTGCTCACTAAAGACAGTTGGGCCGCAGCGGTGGTGGATGAGCTAGAAATCAAACCTGAAGATATTTGTGTTGATAAGTTCCGCATGAGCGGCTTTTGGGATACCCCTTTGGACAGCATTCTGAAAAACTTAGGGCGAACCACTCTATTTTTTGGGGGTGTGAATATCGATCAATGTGTCATGGCCACACTACAAGATGCCAACTTCCTCGGCTATGACTGCATTTTGCTCGAAGATTGCGCTGCCACCACCTCGCCGGAATACTGTTTGCTGGCTACTCTCTACAACGTCAAGCAGTGCTTTGGATTTGTTGCTTCCTCCTCGGATTTGCTAGCAGCTTTGCCTCGCTAA
- a CDS encoding cupin domain-containing protein, protein MQTLSQCVIPVIKTPADYQAFRISPNDSNRLAIVFDPSHSQVSLTFCVEIFDEGGKTPPNRHQLAVEMFFILKGEGIAICDGKAAPIRAGDSLLVPPTGVHEIHNTGPGRLYALCIMVPNEDFAELIRAGTPAQLDEDDLQVLSGCWRTALSAA, encoded by the coding sequence ATGCAAACTCTTTCCCAATGTGTGATCCCGGTGATTAAAACCCCTGCCGATTACCAAGCCTTTCGCATTAGTCCTAACGATTCCAATCGGTTGGCCATTGTCTTCGATCCCTCCCATTCACAAGTCTCGTTAACCTTTTGTGTTGAGATTTTTGACGAAGGAGGCAAAACTCCTCCCAATCGCCATCAACTCGCCGTTGAAATGTTCTTTATCCTCAAGGGTGAGGGCATTGCCATTTGCGATGGAAAAGCGGCCCCCATCAGAGCTGGAGATAGCCTTTTGGTTCCGCCTACGGGAGTCCATGAGATCCACAATACCGGCCCCGGTCGTCTCTATGCCCTGTGCATCATGGTGCCCAATGAAGACTTTGCTGAACTGATCCGGGCGGGTACCCCTGCGCAGTTGGATGAGGATGATTTACAAGTGTTGTCGGGCTGCTGGAGAACCGCCCTTTCGGCAGCCTAA